One genomic region from Anthonomus grandis grandis chromosome 1, icAntGran1.3, whole genome shotgun sequence encodes:
- the LOC126735798 gene encoding SCAN domain-containing protein 3-like, whose protein sequence is MFGTPQKIGLKDSSLPKELLSNIKTEEELQKLCNQENSDEREDGHLRLVDDDNSINRRNTEDKQQQQQQQEKNVCTICEKEMSDSLRCSVCCLSIHIICGKAKEGNGGGEQSIICNRCLRNENISNVRVEAKGGLEKQAEKMIALSNSKLPPIDVGKTVIIRVPDVDKGRLAPRNVLAVVLSINDSGLYQLGTKDGTLQSLYSRNEFTLADSDFIDISTVPSTSVSLRTASGLASGSKQGFIQCNCKRYCIDRKCACRAKKVVCNSKCHRNSSCKNK, encoded by the exons ATGTTCGGCACGCCTCAAAAGATCGGTCTTAAAGATTCGTCACTTCCTAAGGAACTGCTATCGAACATTAAAACAGAAGAGGAACTACAAAAGTTGTGCAATCAAGAAAATTCAGACGAACGAGAAGATGGACATTTGCGTCTAGTTGACGACGATAATTCGATAAACAGAAGGAATACTGAAGataaacaacaacaacaacaacaacaagaGAAAAATGTCTGTACAATATGCGAAAAAGAAATGTCAGATTCCCTTAGATGTTCAGTTTGTTGCTTATCTATTCATATCATCTGCGGAAAAGCCAAGGAAGGAAATGGAGGGGGTGAACAAAGCATTATATGTAATCGATGTTTAcgaaatgaaaatattagtaaTGTACGGGTCGAGGCTAAAGGTGGACTGGAAAAGCAGGCCGAGAAAATGATCGCTCTCTCGAATTCAAAGTTACCACCTATTGATGTAGGAAAAACCGTTATTATACGAGTACCTGATGTGGACAAAGGTAGACTTGCCCCGAGAAACGTGTTAGCTGTTGTACTCAGTATAAATGACTCTGGACTTTATCAGCTTG GAACGAAAGATGGAACTTTGCAATCGCTGTATAGCCGTAATGAGTTTACCTTAGCCGACTCCGACTTTATTGATATTTCAACAGTCCCGTCAACGTCTGTATCTCTTCGAACTGCTTCTGGCTTAGCATCTGGATCGAAACAAGGCTTTATACAGTGCAATTGCAAACGATATTGCATCGACAGAAAATGTGCGTGTAGGGCCAAGAAAGTAGTGTGTAACAGTAAATGTCACCGCAACAGTTCATGTAAAAATAAGTAA